From the genome of Xyrauchen texanus isolate HMW12.3.18 chromosome 22, RBS_HiC_50CHRs, whole genome shotgun sequence, one region includes:
- the mrpl33 gene encoding 39S ribosomal protein L33, mitochondrial codes for MFLTAVNLAKSKSKTLLVQMVSAAGTGHCFNTKRGRLREKLVLRKHDPVVNKHVLFFEKRKIRSL; via the exons ATGTTTCTCACTGCGGTAAACC tTGCCAAGAGCAAATCTAA GACGTTGCTGGTTCAGATGGTAAGTGCAGCTGGCACAGGTCACTGTTTCAACACAAAGAGAGGTCGATTAAGAGAGAAACTGGTTTTGCGAAAGCATGACCCAGTAG TaaacaaacatgttttgttttttgagaagAGGAAGATCCGCTCACTTTAA